One genomic window of Bacteroidota bacterium includes the following:
- a CDS encoding lamin tail domain-containing protein, giving the protein MKVERWQSRIPYLLSRSILILSLSGFTNHVQAQIATHPVISEVYGGGGNAGAFYKNDFVELYNPTSFPVTMTHWSVQYQSASGTGSTWQKTVFSGTIPAHQFFLVQEAQGSGGTAPLPAPDAAGTISLASTGGKVALAGDTVTISGPAGANVIDFVGYGSANQFEGSLPAGALSNTTSAERKAQASSTLSSMSGGGSDSLSGNGWDGGDNRSDFVITNVQGPQNLSSPPENPPLLGDLPPVISNVARSPHVADPGGTDTVTASISDADGVVSSARISIRVDGGAFDSSVAMAPLGGTQFRGVIPSGKHGPAGTLVEYFISALDDSSKYSSTRSSPGGYFVGDAPVSAVKSHPLPDVAGYGVRVSGTLNVRTNTFANGQGFLQDASGGIGLFLAGGLPAYNAGRNVRVEGTIVSVEGAYHIGGPGFSFTDTSLGNSTIAPVTLTLPLPEASGYLNEGKLVKILALSTSSSGAFSPGTSYSYHTPGSDTITLRVESFAGLNTLSGTQIPSAPRDAVGILSYSNGFQRLKPRTASDMGNLPLLTFEAAASGNWSDTNTWSSRQVPGDSSDVTFSTPGVTVTVDLPDARCRNLTMTGSGTSLGPTLRFDQSGTPQLTINGNLSISGGSGSGQGGRSKLTSNGNGGATLVLKQGISTSTSNIIGNGSSGLNMNEGFVKLVSISSDTLRNSAGLRLGNLTVGDGVNSKVCVWSASKKTTIVLRSLIVKSHSTFWIGDAADTNSGDIGNSSANGVPTLTGGITVEPDAQLLVQQSPAGGGHGAINLDGGGITNEGTILLHTGDAAGSSYRVNIGGLPAGSASSSQSVRGSRSAGFADIEVASGHTFSIEQGFAIPDPYRLSLGGTLVELPGETVTGRVEATRLVARSAPQNFGGIGCTILADGSAPESTEVVRVTGAASGPSILRYFEIIPSVNAGLDASLDFSYDDSELNGQDPRSLRLWRSADVGATWSAPAGSIADTLSRTVRLSGIHSFSRWTASDAAHVLGNSTVEMRYSLSENWNLVSFPLSVAGRTLNSLFPGAISPAFRYDGGYLPADTLKPGTGYWCRLRSAEADTISGVAESVDSVKVSDGWNLIGSPAYPISGSQIVQVPPGIVSSNYFGYENGYVVARTLEPGKGYWVKVSGGGTLFFSAVSRAAGSVERTGSGPP; this is encoded by the coding sequence ATGAAAGTCGAGCGATGGCAATCCAGAATCCCATACCTGCTGAGCCGTTCCATTCTCATCCTCTCCCTGAGCGGCTTCACTAATCATGTTCAAGCGCAAATTGCGACACACCCGGTCATCAGCGAAGTCTACGGCGGCGGCGGAAACGCCGGTGCGTTCTACAAGAACGACTTCGTCGAACTCTACAATCCCACTTCATTTCCCGTTACGATGACGCACTGGTCCGTCCAGTACCAATCGGCCTCCGGAACAGGGTCCACCTGGCAAAAAACCGTCTTCTCCGGAACCATCCCCGCCCATCAATTCTTCCTCGTGCAGGAGGCGCAGGGATCGGGCGGGACGGCTCCGCTGCCGGCTCCCGATGCCGCCGGCACGATCTCCCTCGCGTCAACAGGGGGGAAGGTCGCTCTCGCGGGCGACACGGTCACCATTTCAGGCCCGGCCGGAGCGAACGTGATCGATTTTGTCGGCTACGGGAGCGCAAACCAATTCGAGGGGTCGTTGCCCGCAGGGGCGCTCTCGAACACGACAAGCGCCGAGCGGAAAGCGCAAGCCTCCTCGACGCTCTCGTCGATGTCCGGGGGCGGAAGCGACTCGCTGTCGGGAAACGGATGGGACGGCGGAGACAACCGGTCCGACTTCGTGATCACGAATGTCCAGGGTCCGCAAAATCTCTCCTCGCCTCCGGAGAACCCCCCATTGCTCGGAGATCTGCCGCCGGTGATATCGAATGTCGCGCGGTCGCCCCACGTCGCCGACCCCGGCGGTACGGACACAGTGACGGCGAGCATTTCCGACGCCGACGGCGTTGTCTCATCCGCGAGGATTTCGATCAGGGTGGACGGTGGCGCGTTCGATTCCTCCGTCGCGATGGCGCCTCTGGGCGGAACGCAGTTCCGTGGGGTGATTCCCTCGGGAAAGCACGGCCCGGCGGGAACCCTTGTCGAATATTTTATCTCGGCACTCGACGATTCGTCCAAATATTCCTCGACCCGCAGTTCCCCCGGGGGATACTTCGTCGGAGACGCCCCGGTTTCCGCCGTGAAATCACACCCGCTACCCGACGTCGCCGGCTACGGAGTCCGGGTCTCAGGCACGCTGAACGTCCGCACGAACACATTCGCAAACGGACAGGGTTTTCTTCAGGACGCGTCCGGCGGCATTGGCCTGTTTCTTGCAGGTGGACTCCCGGCGTACAACGCCGGAAGGAATGTGAGAGTGGAGGGGACTATTGTTTCCGTTGAGGGCGCGTATCATATCGGCGGACCGGGATTTTCATTTACGGATACGTCTCTCGGAAATTCAACTATTGCGCCGGTGACGCTGACGCTTCCCCTTCCCGAGGCTTCCGGATATTTGAACGAAGGAAAGCTTGTGAAGATTCTGGCTCTCTCGACCTCATCAAGCGGGGCGTTCAGTCCGGGGACGAGTTACTCGTATCACACCCCCGGATCGGATACGATCACATTGAGAGTCGAGAGTTTCGCCGGATTGAACACGCTCTCCGGCACGCAGATTCCTTCCGCTCCGCGTGATGCGGTCGGCATACTTTCGTATTCGAATGGATTCCAGAGACTCAAGCCCCGGACGGCATCCGACATGGGGAATCTTCCGCTTCTCACCTTTGAGGCAGCCGCATCGGGAAACTGGAGCGACACCAATACCTGGTCGAGCCGCCAGGTGCCGGGAGACTCAAGCGATGTCACCTTTTCGACGCCCGGTGTGACGGTGACGGTCGATCTTCCCGACGCCCGGTGCAGGAATCTCACCATGACGGGGTCCGGGACTTCCCTCGGGCCCACCCTGCGGTTTGACCAGTCCGGAACGCCCCAGTTGACGATAAACGGCAATTTGAGCATTTCCGGGGGATCCGGCAGCGGCCAGGGGGGCAGGTCGAAGCTTACCTCCAACGGGAACGGGGGGGCCACTCTGGTCCTGAAACAAGGCATTTCCACCTCGACCAGCAATATTATTGGAAATGGTAGCTCAGGCTTGAATATGAACGAAGGATTCGTCAAATTAGTAAGTATATCTTCCGACACACTCAGGAACAGCGCCGGGCTACGGCTCGGGAATCTTACGGTCGGTGACGGCGTGAACTCCAAGGTGTGTGTCTGGTCCGCATCGAAAAAAACAACAATAGTGCTCCGAAGCCTGATCGTGAAAAGCCATTCTACATTCTGGATCGGCGATGCCGCGGATACAAATTCCGGCGACATCGGTAACTCGTCCGCGAACGGGGTTCCGACGCTCACGGGCGGGATCACCGTCGAGCCGGACGCGCAGTTGCTCGTGCAGCAATCTCCAGCCGGCGGCGGACACGGTGCGATCAACCTCGATGGGGGGGGAATCACGAACGAAGGGACAATTCTTCTGCACACGGGCGACGCGGCCGGATCGTCGTACCGCGTGAACATCGGCGGACTTCCGGCAGGCTCCGCTTCCTCCAGTCAATCGGTTCGGGGGAGCCGAAGCGCCGGATTTGCGGATATCGAGGTCGCGTCCGGACATACGTTTTCGATCGAACAGGGCTTCGCCATTCCCGATCCGTACCGCCTCTCCCTGGGAGGCACGCTGGTGGAACTTCCCGGCGAAACCGTTACCGGAAGGGTCGAGGCAACGCGCCTCGTGGCCCGATCGGCGCCACAGAATTTCGGCGGGATCGGTTGCACGATACTCGCCGATGGCTCGGCTCCCGAATCCACCGAGGTGGTCCGCGTGACCGGCGCCGCCTCGGGTCCGTCCATCCTTCGCTACTTTGAAATCATCCCTTCTGTGAATGCCGGCCTGGATGCCTCTCTCGATTTTTCCTACGATGACTCCGAGCTCAACGGACAGGATCCCCGATCCCTTCGATTGTGGAGATCCGCCGACGTAGGCGCAACCTGGTCTGCGCCGGCAGGGTCGATCGCCGACACACTTTCCCGCACCGTGCGCCTTTCCGGAATCCATTCGTTCTCGCGTTGGACCGCCTCGGACGCCGCGCACGTCCTGGGAAATTCGACGGTCGAGATGCGGTATTCGCTTTCTGAGAATTGGAACCTGGTATCCTTCCCGTTGAGCGTCGCCGGCCGGACCTTGAACTCACTCTTCCCGGGCGCGATCTCGCCGGCTTTCCGGTATGACGGAGGGTATCTCCCCGCGGACACGCTCAAACCGGGAACGGGGTACTGGTGCAGGCTTCGCTCGGCGGAAGCAGACACGATCTCGGGCGTCGCTGAGTCTGTCGATTCGGTGAAGGTGTCGGATGGATGGAACCTGATCGGCTCGCCTGCCTATCCGATTTCAGGTTCACAGATTGTCCAGGTCCCCCCGGGAATCGTCTCCTCAAATTATTTCGGCTACGAAAACGGGTACGTCGTCGCCCGGACGCTCGAGCCGGGGAAGGGATACTGG
- a CDS encoding YCF48-related protein, with the protein MAGQRNTIRMGTAGAPRSPGTPTTRSTVRRAVLSGFLILAAATLSFSQTGPKTGWNWANPLPQGNDLLGVDAIDANTIVAVGKLGTCLRSVDGGATWRTLEVTANPEINLKSVFFPNPSTGWIVGSSGSIFFTSDSGTDWVARNSPAGGRGLNSVAGAGGNVGFCAGDSGAILRTTDGGIQWKLLVSHTTQDLRSVFFPTRTTGYCVGDFATLLKTTNGGDTWFNVPDSSQLIRDYQSVYFVNRDTGWVAGSSGLVLATTNGGANWIRQFTGTSTILSRITFVSPTVGLAVGGRVLLQTSNGGTSWSSSVLDSVNSLRDLSFGDASNGWIVGDNGEIKYTVNQGGVWTRFRNNVTVDLFGTTFRDPVLGWAVGAQGTVIRTSDGGATWAKEATPTRSALRATYFTSDSKGWAAGDAGTLIGTTDGFTWSKVELDSSNALLSIYFPDPQNGWVVGQRGTILHTSNGGTDWSETALDTSLTLSSVFFVDNQTGWITSVFGANSDTTSILKTTDGGATWTEVARDARALFQIQFINSDTGWAVGRFHRLIKSTNGGLTWHPEITPFLGTQHFLALDFVDKNSGWVVGSSGTILHTSNGGDDWIVQATTSARLLYGVSFTDNDHGWIVGSNGCILVTSDGGGAPPAPPPAPPNYEVEHVGQSLPNPFIPKQTPFALIPFQLKIRSSVVIKVYDALGRLMRVVDAGNFEPGLHDQTSGAPGWDGKDSFGSPVPTGIYFYRVITKEFIETHRMILLR; encoded by the coding sequence ATGGCCGGGCAGCGGAACACAATCCGGATGGGGACCGCGGGGGCGCCGCGAAGCCCTGGAACACCGACGACCAGATCGACGGTCCGCCGTGCGGTGTTATCGGGTTTTCTCATTCTGGCAGCCGCAACTCTTTCCTTTTCCCAGACCGGCCCAAAGACCGGATGGAACTGGGCGAATCCCCTCCCGCAAGGGAATGACCTCCTCGGCGTCGATGCGATCGACGCCAATACCATCGTCGCGGTCGGCAAACTCGGCACCTGCCTGAGAAGCGTCGACGGGGGCGCGACCTGGCGGACCCTTGAAGTCACCGCAAACCCCGAAATCAACCTGAAGTCCGTTTTCTTCCCGAACCCCTCCACCGGCTGGATCGTCGGCAGCTCCGGAAGCATCTTCTTCACAAGCGACAGCGGCACGGATTGGGTTGCGAGGAATTCACCGGCGGGCGGCAGGGGACTGAACTCGGTGGCCGGCGCCGGCGGAAATGTCGGTTTTTGCGCGGGCGATTCCGGGGCGATCCTTCGGACGACAGACGGCGGAATCCAGTGGAAGTTGCTCGTGAGCCATACCACCCAGGACCTGAGATCCGTCTTTTTCCCCACGCGCACGACAGGTTACTGCGTCGGCGATTTCGCGACACTCCTCAAGACGACGAACGGGGGAGACACCTGGTTCAATGTCCCCGACTCGTCCCAGCTTATCCGGGATTACCAGTCCGTCTATTTCGTCAACCGTGACACCGGGTGGGTCGCCGGCTCCTCAGGCCTCGTCCTCGCGACGACAAACGGAGGCGCCAACTGGATCCGGCAGTTCACGGGCACTTCGACAATTCTGTCCCGCATCACGTTCGTTTCTCCGACGGTCGGACTTGCGGTCGGGGGGCGGGTTCTCCTCCAGACCTCGAACGGCGGAACCTCCTGGTCCTCCTCGGTGCTCGACTCCGTGAACTCTCTGAGAGACCTGTCCTTCGGCGATGCCTCCAACGGCTGGATCGTCGGCGACAACGGAGAGATCAAGTACACGGTCAATCAGGGAGGTGTCTGGACCCGGTTTCGCAATAATGTGACGGTCGACCTCTTTGGGACGACGTTCCGGGATCCGGTCCTCGGGTGGGCGGTGGGAGCCCAGGGAACGGTGATCCGCACCTCGGACGGAGGAGCCACCTGGGCGAAGGAGGCCACGCCGACGAGAAGCGCCCTCCGGGCGACTTACTTCACCTCCGACAGCAAGGGCTGGGCCGCCGGAGACGCCGGAACCCTGATCGGCACAACGGACGGATTCACCTGGTCGAAAGTCGAATTGGATTCGTCGAATGCGCTCCTCTCCATTTACTTTCCCGACCCCCAGAACGGCTGGGTCGTGGGCCAGCGGGGCACCATCCTCCACACCTCGAACGGGGGGACTGACTGGTCTGAAACCGCGCTCGACACTTCGCTCACCCTCAGTTCGGTCTTCTTCGTTGACAATCAGACCGGTTGGATCACGTCGGTCTTCGGCGCGAATTCGGACACGACTTCGATCTTGAAGACGACCGACGGAGGCGCGACCTGGACCGAGGTCGCGAGGGATGCCAGAGCCCTCTTTCAAATCCAGTTCATTAATTCCGACACCGGCTGGGCCGTCGGAAGGTTTCACCGGCTGATCAAGTCCACGAACGGCGGGCTCACCTGGCACCCTGAGATCACCCCGTTCCTCGGGACGCAGCATTTTCTTGCCCTCGACTTTGTCGACAAGAATTCGGGCTGGGTTGTCGGGAGCTCCGGAACGATTCTCCATACCTCGAACGGCGGAGACGATTGGATCGTCCAGGCGACGACGTCCGCCCGGCTTCTCTATGGCGTTTCCTTCACGGACAATGACCATGGCTGGATCGTCGGATCGAACGGTTGCATTCTCGTCACTTCCGACGGCGGAGGCGCTCCTCCCGCGCCTCCTCCGGCGCCGCCCAACTACGAAGTGGAGCATGTCGGACAGAGCCTCCCCAATCCGTTCATCCCGAAGCAAACCCCCTTCGCGCTGATTCCGTTTCAGCTGAAGATCCGGTCGAGTGTCGTGATCAAGGTCTATGACGCCCTCGGACGGCTGATGCGCGTTGTCGACGCGGGAAATTTCGAGCCCGGCCTCCACGACCAGACGAGCGGTGCGCCCGGTTGGGACGGAAAAGACAGCTTTGGTTCTCCCGTGCCCACCGGCATCTACTTCTACCGGGTGATCACCAAAGAGTTCATCGAAACACACCGGATGATTCTGTTGCGGTGA